One segment of Lycium ferocissimum isolate CSIRO_LF1 unplaced genomic scaffold, AGI_CSIRO_Lferr_CH_V1 ctg1604, whole genome shotgun sequence DNA contains the following:
- the LOC132042540 gene encoding probable carotenoid cleavage dioxygenase 4, chloroplastic — MVHAINAWEENDGDTIVVIAPNLISAEHLSKMDLIHASIEKVKIDLKTGTVSRNPMSTRSLELAGINPTYVGKKNKYIDAAIGDPWPKAKGVVKLDVSISEIEHRDCIVATRIFGPNYFCSEPFFVEKDPNNIFVADEDDGYVVCYMHNESTREASF; from the exons ATGGTACATGCAATTAATGCGTGGGAAGAAAACGACGGTGACACAATAGTAGTGATTGCTCCAAACTTAATATCAGCAGAGCACCTTTCGAAAATGGATTTGATCCATGCATCAATTGAAAAAGTAAAGATAGATTTGAAGACAGGTACTGTAAGTAGAAATCCAATGTCGACGAGGAGTCTTGAGTTGGCAGGTATCAACCCGACTTATGTTGGGAAGAAGAACAA GTACATAGATGCAGCTATTGGAGACCCTTGGCCAAAAGCAAAAGGTGTGGTGAAATTGGACGTATCCATATCAGAAATTGAACATCGTGATTGCATAGTGGCCACaagaatttttggaccaaactaTTTCTGTAGTGAGCCCTTCTTTGTGGAAAAGGACCCTAACAATATATTTGTCG CCGATGAAGATGATGGCTATGTGGTGTGTTACATGCACAATGAGAGCACAAGAGAAGCAAGTTTCTAG